A stretch of the Panicum virgatum strain AP13 chromosome 9N, P.virgatum_v5, whole genome shotgun sequence genome encodes the following:
- the LOC120690799 gene encoding RING-H2 finger protein ATL39-like, which produces MATPRASRRLAAGDGPRATPAVGPAPGGRAPFNLSSGAATAVVFVSIVLCFILLCTYCRCARQRAIAGARRRVMRELVPGAALFLRPAAAALPTVVPYAGAARKGLPEDCPICLEPFGGDDGVRVVPACGHLYHAPCIDRWLDMRNSCPVCRCAVASLYDADRARDAAAVAVDRDGAYDDDDDQEAVLERVVAMIEAIRDEQREEEEAAAGRAGGGVGGS; this is translated from the coding sequence ATGGCCACGCCGCGCGCGAGCAGGCGCCTGGCCGCGGGCGACGGGCCCCGGGCCACGCCGGCGGTCggcccggcgcccggcggccggGCGCCGTTCAACCTCTCCTCGGGGGCCGCCACTGCCGTGGTGTTCGTCTCCATCGTGCTCTGCTTCATCCTGCTCTGCACCTACTGCCGCTGCGCCCGGCAGCGGGCCATCGCgggggcgcgccgccgcgtcatGCGCGAGCTCGTCCCGGGCGCCGCGCTCTTcctccgcccggccgccgccgcgctgccgacCGTGGTGCCCTACGCGGGGGCCGCCAGGAAGGGCCTCCCCGAGGACTGCCCCATCTGCCTCGAGCCcttcggcggcgacgacggcgtcaGGGTCGTCCCCGCGTGCGGCCACCTCTACCACGCGCCCTGCATCGACCGCTGGCTCGACATGCGCAACTCCTGCCCCGTCTGCCGGTGCGCCGTCGCCAGCCTCTACGACGCCGACCGCGCCAgggacgccgccgcggtggccgtTGACCGCGACGGTGcctacgacgacgacgacgaccaagAGGCCGTCCTGGAGCGCGTCGTCGCGATGATCGAGGCCATACGAGACGAAcagagagaagaagaggaggcggcggcggggcgcgccggcggaggagTCGGAGGGTCATGA